A DNA window from Leptospira weilii contains the following coding sequences:
- a CDS encoding ExbD/TolR family protein, giving the protein MAGSAPSGDGEEIGNINITPMVDVILVLLVIFMVTANFLKKESININLPKVSAADPNVAQSVQVALTKDGKILIEGAEASIEKLQAQLERDSKIKPNMRLTLSADSSLSYGKIAETMGVIRKAGVTRIALSVKR; this is encoded by the coding sequence ATGGCAGGTTCTGCTCCCTCCGGCGACGGAGAAGAAATAGGCAATATTAATATCACTCCGATGGTGGATGTGATTCTAGTTCTTTTAGTAATCTTTATGGTAACCGCTAACTTCTTAAAAAAAGAATCCATCAATATCAATCTTCCCAAGGTTTCGGCGGCGGATCCGAATGTAGCTCAATCGGTTCAAGTCGCTCTGACCAAGGACGGGAAAATTCTGATAGAAGGGGCGGAAGCTTCCATAGAAAAATTACAAGCTCAGCTTGAAAGAGATTCTAAAATTAAACCGAATATGCGTCTGACTCTTTCAGCCGATTCTTCTCTTTCATATGGAAAAATCGCGGAAACGATGGGAGTGATTCGTAAAGCTGGAGTTACTAGAATTGCGCTTTCGGTAAAACGTTAA
- a CDS encoding C1 family peptidase, with the protein MRILKYSILTSILFSLALSPVFAQPLTRSLGMQRESSELLSSLRDTNPYGISHRGLASNVDLSPSMPPVGNQGEQGSCVAWSTAYATKSFQEYIERKGSNKDWSLRTPEGNPNYSKIFSPAFIYNQINGGRDNGSLISDAMRVIVEMGAAPWETMPYNSADYKARPSQAAIDAASKYKAKEFLRVKTTDITEVKAQLAEGKPVVAGVLVYENFFNLKGDQIYKEGLGKTYGGHAIAIVGYDDSKNAVKFINSWGTDWGDQGYGYIDYRWFTRICQGAFVMIDQIETVSDQGKPDSNTPEPTSIASDSNPVAPSSITASQGSFTDKVLINWEVVPNAVGYEIHRKGPGDSDFGKIGLASTNSFNDDGVQPNLAYRYKIMTLTDSYASDLSQGEVIGFAKTEELKPPPKVLGVKATQGQYDNKIELTWEPGAASSEYQIFKWNKAQKRYNPIGNSKINSYADHSAAKKGIMEIYVVSAKLSGKTGEPSDAVSGFTAQPKTPPAKPLGLVASRGSYQNKVELKWQKVSGASKYFVFRYVKSGWIGGGAWEKISETGAEEFIDENLPARFAYYSVTAVNSEGKNGPFSSFAYGYTDPNKQRGVKITSPENLKGVLDTKAAKINLTWDKTKEASEYYVFRKKRGESKWTFLGSAGNKNDYVAAVPEKETLFLYSVTSKTDLGGESENSLPVSAVISAAVTAPKKRTFGGDSTLEKFKGPWTAMAWDGNNGVSQVLLEIESQDNISYTVKFNKKKIFEGKYVEESPIIDKDGKFKIEIEKSGDALSVTMKDVSIVSQKSNLSFLKE; encoded by the coding sequence ATGAGAATTTTAAAATATTCTATTCTAACATCGATTCTTTTTTCGCTCGCTCTTAGCCCGGTTTTTGCGCAACCGTTGACTCGTTCTTTGGGGATGCAACGGGAATCCTCCGAACTTCTTTCCTCGTTAAGGGACACGAATCCGTACGGAATTTCTCACAGAGGGCTCGCTTCAAACGTGGACCTTTCTCCTTCCATGCCTCCTGTGGGAAATCAGGGGGAACAAGGCAGTTGTGTCGCTTGGTCCACCGCCTACGCGACTAAGAGTTTCCAAGAATATATCGAAAGAAAAGGTTCCAACAAGGATTGGTCTCTTAGAACCCCCGAAGGAAATCCGAATTACAGCAAAATCTTTTCGCCCGCGTTTATCTACAATCAAATCAACGGAGGAAGAGATAACGGATCCTTGATCTCCGACGCAATGCGCGTAATCGTGGAAATGGGAGCGGCACCTTGGGAAACAATGCCCTATAATTCCGCCGATTACAAAGCTCGTCCTTCTCAAGCAGCAATCGACGCCGCTTCCAAATACAAAGCCAAAGAATTTTTAAGAGTGAAAACGACGGACATAACCGAAGTGAAAGCGCAACTTGCGGAAGGTAAGCCGGTTGTCGCAGGAGTTTTGGTTTATGAGAACTTCTTCAATCTGAAAGGAGATCAGATTTACAAAGAGGGTTTAGGCAAAACCTACGGAGGACACGCGATCGCAATCGTCGGTTACGACGATTCTAAGAATGCCGTAAAATTCATCAATTCTTGGGGAACGGATTGGGGCGACCAAGGTTACGGTTATATAGACTATCGTTGGTTTACTCGAATTTGTCAAGGCGCCTTCGTAATGATCGACCAGATTGAAACCGTCAGCGATCAAGGAAAGCCGGATTCCAACACTCCCGAACCCACTTCGATCGCGAGTGATTCCAATCCAGTAGCGCCTTCTTCCATCACCGCTTCTCAAGGAAGTTTTACGGATAAGGTTTTAATCAACTGGGAAGTCGTTCCGAACGCAGTCGGATACGAAATTCATAGAAAGGGTCCGGGAGATTCCGATTTCGGGAAGATCGGTTTGGCGAGCACGAATAGCTTTAACGATGACGGAGTTCAACCGAATCTCGCCTATAGATACAAGATTATGACTTTAACGGATTCTTACGCTTCCGATTTATCTCAGGGCGAGGTAATCGGATTTGCAAAAACGGAAGAACTAAAACCTCCTCCCAAAGTTTTGGGGGTGAAAGCGACACAAGGTCAATACGACAACAAAATCGAACTCACTTGGGAGCCGGGAGCCGCTTCTTCCGAATACCAAATCTTTAAATGGAATAAGGCTCAGAAGAGATATAATCCGATCGGGAACTCCAAGATCAACAGTTATGCGGATCATTCCGCGGCAAAAAAAGGTATTATGGAAATCTATGTAGTTTCTGCTAAACTTAGCGGAAAAACAGGAGAACCTTCCGATGCGGTGAGCGGTTTTACGGCCCAACCGAAGACCCCTCCCGCAAAGCCGTTGGGACTAGTTGCTAGCCGAGGTTCTTATCAAAATAAAGTGGAATTGAAATGGCAAAAAGTTTCCGGAGCTTCCAAATATTTCGTATTTCGATATGTAAAATCCGGTTGGATTGGAGGGGGAGCTTGGGAAAAAATTTCCGAAACGGGAGCGGAAGAATTCATCGATGAAAATCTGCCCGCTCGATTCGCATACTATTCCGTAACAGCCGTAAACTCGGAAGGGAAAAACGGTCCGTTCTCAAGTTTTGCCTACGGATATACCGATCCCAACAAACAAAGGGGGGTAAAAATTACTTCTCCTGAAAACCTAAAAGGTGTTCTAGATACAAAAGCGGCTAAGATAAATCTGACTTGGGATAAGACGAAAGAAGCATCAGAATATTATGTTTTTCGTAAGAAAAGAGGAGAATCAAAATGGACTTTTCTCGGTTCCGCGGGAAACAAAAACGATTATGTGGCTGCCGTTCCGGAAAAAGAAACTTTATTTCTTTATTCTGTGACTTCAAAAACCGATCTCGGGGGAGAAAGCGAAAATTCCCTTCCCGTATCGGCTGTAATCTCCGCCGCAGTTACCGCTCCTAAGAAAAGAACCTTCGGTGGAGATTCCACTTTGGAGAAATTCAAGGGACCTTGGACCGCAATGGCCTGGGACGGAAATAACGGAGTAAGTCAAGTGCTTTTAGAAATCGAAAGTCAGGATAATATCAGCTACACCGTAAAGTTCAATAAAAAGAAAATCTTCGAAGGCAAATACGTAGAAGAATCGCCGATCATCGACAAGGACGGAAAATTCAAAATAGAGATCGAAAAATCGGGGGATGCTCTTTCGGTCACGATGAAAGACGTATCGATTGTAAGTCAAAAATCCAACTTGTCTTTCCTAAAAGAATAA
- a CDS encoding energy transducer TonB, with product MVSVAEIKQKIVRFGLFRFCLIASFTLHSLSIGIYFIATYIPDAEISSEDLDNQDVEVDLEDIPPELIGGTSSPAPVEKQEWVEGSNKNADDPIDEDLNPNAVSGNGTDKDGFLFSYNGDKTPTPIIDFDLRDFFPPQAKSAGIVTKQVVVIVQIDEQGNLQGAKVASGKAGFGFDEAALKIVKLARWSPGYVQGRPTKMSHRVPIHFNLED from the coding sequence ATGGTAAGCGTTGCTGAAATTAAACAAAAGATCGTTCGATTCGGTTTGTTCCGATTTTGTCTGATCGCGTCCTTTACTTTGCATTCACTTTCAATCGGAATTTATTTCATCGCGACCTATATTCCCGATGCGGAAATCTCTTCTGAGGATTTGGATAATCAGGACGTGGAAGTGGATTTAGAAGACATCCCTCCCGAATTGATCGGCGGGACCTCTTCTCCCGCTCCCGTTGAAAAACAGGAATGGGTGGAAGGTTCCAACAAAAATGCTGATGACCCAATCGATGAAGATCTGAATCCGAACGCTGTTTCCGGAAACGGAACTGACAAAGACGGATTTCTATTTTCTTACAACGGAGATAAAACTCCGACTCCGATTATCGATTTTGATTTAAGAGATTTTTTCCCACCTCAAGCAAAATCCGCTGGGATCGTAACAAAACAAGTTGTAGTCATTGTTCAAATCGACGAACAAGGAAATTTACAAGGAGCAAAAGTCGCCTCCGGAAAGGCTGGCTTCGGTTTTGACGAAGCGGCGCTTAAAATCGTCAAATTGGCGCGTTGGAGTCCTGGATACGTCCAAGGAAGACCGACAAAAATGTCGCATCGGGTTCCGATTCATTTCAATCTCGAAGACTGA
- a CDS encoding LIC_20196 family exoprotein: MNLKAFAWIGLLFFTLPLLSVPTPPTLEHQVKNSDYIALTRITNVREKKISETSISVIATVEILKPWKGGEKLPAKFEIGFMIFPELLGKWLKAAPPEGDYILFLNQKTIKDSKGNESQLITLYEPHPFAFKEYSRETEDKIREVVQSQKGN, encoded by the coding sequence ATGAATTTGAAAGCGTTTGCTTGGATCGGTTTACTATTTTTTACTTTGCCGCTTTTATCGGTACCCACTCCCCCTACCCTCGAACATCAGGTTAAAAATTCCGATTACATAGCTCTCACTCGAATTACAAACGTTCGCGAAAAAAAAATTTCCGAAACTTCGATTTCCGTAATAGCTACGGTTGAAATTTTAAAACCCTGGAAAGGCGGAGAAAAGCTTCCCGCCAAGTTTGAAATCGGATTTATGATTTTTCCGGAACTTTTAGGAAAATGGCTGAAAGCCGCTCCTCCCGAAGGGGATTACATTCTATTCTTAAATCAAAAAACAATCAAGGATAGCAAAGGGAACGAATCACAGTTGATTACTCTCTACGAACCCCATCCCTTTGCGTTTAAAGAATATTCCAGAGAAACGGAAGATAAAATCCGAGAAGTAGTTCAATCCCAAAAAGGGAATTAA